The DNA sequence AAGTGTCCAGGCAGCGCAGACTCCTCCTGGTCATCCTCTGCTCCACCTGTCAGTGAGCGGGAGACGCGCTGCCGCAGACTTTATGCCTCTAACTCTGGACCTCCATATCTTGCGTTTAGAGGAGGGGGCTCGGGAGGGTGGGGATCAACTCAAGAGTTTTCCTTAGACTCTTAAGATTAGCTGGGATGGAGGAGATAAAGGGGGGCGGAGTGATGCTCAACTTCAGCTCGGTTTTAGAGATTTACTTTGAGCGACTTGTTCAACTGAGAGTCCTCGATCACTCACTTAGAGCCGCCGGTCACTGTTTTACTAACGTTTTCTTTGAAGCGTTCACACGCTCCCTCGTCTCTGCCGGCATCTAGTGGCCGGACGAGAAACTACAGTTACTCGTCGAGCGTTATGAAGTTtcagtttatttcaaacataCAATAACACTGTCATCTCAACTCGATGTGGGAGTTGGGTCCGACAAAGAGTGAAAAACAACAGTTATAATATAAACATAATAAACTTATATTTATAAAATTTATATTTTCTGCCCCTTTGTTTATGTTATCATACATGTATTcgttgtttatatttttatacttttccccgacagatttcttttttattttcagcctCCTACAGTAGGAGCACATTGACTGATCACGAATCCTTTGGACTGTGCCGTTACACTGCTTTGTCCATCACTTGTGTGTGTAGCTCTAGTTCATTTTCCACTGGCCAGAGGTGGTTTTCACGGTTATTCACATTTGTTAAACATTAGCAGAGAGCTCGGGGTGTTGTTTTTGGAGGAAAGACAACTCTCAGCAGCGTGAAGAGAATATATTAGCCACGTCAATCAAACTTAAGGAGGCGAATTATGGCTGACTGCGCATCATTAAACAGAAGGAAATGCTGTAGCTAGGCGGCACAGAACCTCCACCTTGTAGAAGTTTATTTGCTGTGCATTTACATTCAAGTATATCTGCGAATAAAGAGAGAATTGAGTTTTATCAACATCCAGTTCAGTTGAGCTCACACTCCTCTGGTGCAAACTTGGATTTTGGACTCGGTTGTTGCAAAACTTGAAAACTTAGACCACGTGAAATTTGACTTGTCAAAATTCTAGATGAAAAGCTATCGGGTTCCTGAGCTGTGGATCTGGAGCTGGATGAGCTGCTGTGGACAGGGATTGACCCAGGATCCAGCTGCTGAGAACCAGGTCTGCGTGGAACCTCAGGGAAGGAGTTCGGGAGTTGGACCCATCACGGCATCAAAGGTGCGAGCAAACAGGGTCGCAGGCATCTTTGCTGCTTCACTCGTGGccgttgtcatggcaaccaacCAATGGCTGATGTTGGTGAGGTTATGGATATAGAGGTGGAACTTGTGCTGGAGAGGCGAGTGATCAATGCTAAAAACCGCGGGTCTGTTCGTCGACTCAGGAAGTAAATGTTCCTCCATGAAGAACCATGCAGTAATCTGTCCATAATTGTAATGTGATCACGGCAGCTCTCATATCTCTCCAATAATGATTGTGGTGTGTTCAGCTCTCATATCATTTCACCTGTGGCCCAGTGAATGACAGCTTTACAGCCAGATAAAGGAAGGGATGCCTCTCCTGATGATGGGACTCCTCCGGCTGGAGAACCGGAGCATGAAACATCATGTGGCGCAGCAACTGTGTCAGAGCTTACTGTGCCAACATCACTGAGGCGCGGTCGCCGTCACATTCTCCGGCTTCACAAATGTCTCCAGTGGATTGGGATCCCATTTTCCATTCCAGATCCCTGATGCTGACGAATTCTGCTGAGCATGCAACTTCTATTTGACCTCTTCAGTTGAGAGTAACATCCAGCCTTGTAGCTCAAGATCACCGTGGATTCAAATGAGGCTGATGTTACATAAGAATGAGCGCTGTAAATCATCAACGGGCCACACGCATAAATACTCCAGCGCTGCGTCCCCACCTCTGCCCTGCAGACGCTCTTCTCCGCCGCATCTGACCAGCAGAAATGGCTTTGATGGGTAAAACAGCGGTGGTGACCGGAGCTGCCATGGGGATCGGACGAGCCATCACCGAAATCCTGCTGAAGAACGGCGCCAATGTGAGTTGTTGAAATTGGAATGAGAAGTTTCTGTCCAGAACAGATGGATTCTGACTTCATGAATTTACATAATATTTTTTGAagatttgtttattaaatcctTAAATAATTGGATTTTATTTCACGTTTTATCCTGGAAAAGAATCCTAACTCTCACTCCCACAAAGTGACTTTTCCAATGCTGAGTCATGTTacaattctgggacgttcggaGCCAACACTGGTGCTGCCAGCTGAGCCAGAGGTCGAGTACAATAGTAGATAATTCATTGAGTCATGTAACCTGGTGCAGGTGGTCCTGCTGGATGTGAACGAGGGCGCCGGGAAGAGCCTGAAGGAAACTCTGGACACACAGTTTGGCAAAGACAAGTCCATGTTCCTGAGCTGCAACGTGGAGTCGGAGGAGCAAGTTAAAGGTGAACTCACAGAAGAGCCTTCTGTAACCTCAGCTGAGTGGCCGTAAACACCCGGAAAACAAACACGTTGGAGGTCAATAGCGGACGTCGACTTTCAACACTGAGCCTATTATATTTTTATGACATTAAGACATTAATTTAAGACAATGACTGAGCAGTTGGACACAATGCACGGTTTTTGAAGTGACTTCTGCTGCAGGAGTTGCCTTCCATAAGCTCAAACTACATCTGGACCatagagtgatgtcatcaacaggcAGCATATTTACCTTGTGGGTTCAGAGGGTTCATCTTTTGGTTGATAGATATGTTTCAGGTTTAGAATTTGaagagtcatttaaaaaaaagtatgaaactggacagtgatgtcatcagaaggGGACACACACTTTTGAATAGCACACAGCTGAAAACAGCAGGAAGGACATAAAGCACAGGCTAAACAGCATGATTCTGACTCGCAAAGGTCGAAGGTCAGCCCAGCTTCGTTCCACCTTTGACCTCCTTTCTTCAGCTGATCATGAACCAATTTCACAGCTGCCTTCCAGAAGACTATCCAGAAGTTCGGCAGGATCGACATCTTGTGCAACAACGCCGGCATCCTGAATGAGGTGGAGTGGAGGAAGGAGATCTCCATCAACGTGGTGAGTCCTCAGTGCAGCCACAGTCCAAGTGTGTGAGCAGGAACTCAGCTCCAGAGTTTCATGTGGTGCAGGTGGGTGTTGTCACCGCAGCCTTCCTGGCTCTGGAGCACATGAACAAACTGAAAGGCGGTTCAGGCGGGCACATCATCAACACGGCGTCCATGGCAGGTACAAACGTCTGGGGTGGATGACTCAGTGagaaagagtgccatctagcggGGGGAGGTGGACATTACAGGCTAAAGTTGAAATCCAGGGACCGAGGGTCACAGACTCTTCCTGAGTCGAGAAAAATGTTCCAAGACGCTGGTGAAGGAGTCACTGCGAGGTCATAGTTCAGTCAGTCTGAAGCAGTCCCTCGCCACTTTAAATCCCTTGGCCGTTGTTGCCGTGACTTAACAGTTGGTGAAGGTGGGAGCCAGATTGAGAGCCAGTATGTTCAGATTCATCCATCCCAGAGtccttcaccctctcaccctcCGGTCGTCCACTTTCCTGCAGGTCTTGGACCCTTTCCAACCGCTCCGGTCTACACAGCCACCAAGTACGCGGTGGTGGGCTTCACCCGGTCCATGGCGGTGAGAGTCCCACGTTCCGATCCATAGGTGACTGGTGACTCGACCGTCTTTGTTTCATCCCTCCTGGCTCCACAGATGGCCTCCATGATCTCAGGGTACGGCGTCCGGTTCAACGCTGTCTGTCCCTGCTTCGTCCAGACCGAGCTGTACGAGAAGATCCCAGACCGTTTGGGACAGTTCACCCCGCTGAACGAGGTCGTCAAATCCCTGGTGGAGAAAGTGGGCGTGATCCAGTGAGTGGTGGAGGTGCAGCCGGCGGAACCCCGAGCGCTTCCTCGTCAACAAgacttctgtctctcctccagagTGTCTGACGTGGCCGAGGCCGTCCTGCAGCTGGTGACGGACGAGAGCCAGGACGGCCAGGCGCTGGTGGTGAGGCCCAACGGCAAGAAGTATGTGACGTTTCCTAACGCGGAGGATTTCTGACCTGTTGTTGAGCGCTTCATAATAAAGCAATGCCACACCGGGAGCCCTCTTTATTGAGCCTCAGTActattttgtctgtgtttgactGAGCGAGAGGCGGGGACACACTAACATCTGCAAGTTTGAAGAGGAGACCTGAGTTCCAGTGGAGATGAATCACGTCACTATCGTGGCAGCAAAAC is a window from the Synchiropus splendidus isolate RoL2022-P1 chromosome 17, RoL_Sspl_1.0, whole genome shotgun sequence genome containing:
- the LOC128748698 gene encoding 15-hydroxyprostaglandin dehydrogenase [NAD(+)]-like, which gives rise to MALMGKTAVVTGAAMGIGRAITEILLKNGANVVLLDVNEGAGKSLKETLDTQFGKDKSMFLSCNVESEEQVKAAFQKTIQKFGRIDILCNNAGILNEVEWRKEISINVVGVVTAAFLALEHMNKLKGGSGGHIINTASMAGLGPFPTAPVYTATKYAVVGFTRSMAMASMISGYGVRFNAVCPCFVQTELYEKIPDRLGQFTPLNEVVKSLVEKVGVIQVSDVAEAVLQLVTDESQDGQALVVRPNGKKYVTFPNAEDF